AAAATGATTTACATGCAATTTTTTCTTCCTCCAAATAAATAGACGCCAAGTTAGAAAAAActaaagtttcttaattaacacATTTATTCGTTTTAATTTGTGTAAGAAGTAGGTAACAATATTTTAGGGATTACTATTGGTAGAACTGGAGTCAATTCAGAACCACTTCatgctattgtaaatgaaatcaAGTTGTAGCTTGAATTTACGTTATTGATGAAAAGTTAAATGAGATTTAGAAGCGCGTATAACTATAGTTTATATGTATACAAAAAAGATATGAATTATAAGTGAACAATTTGTAATTAAAGCGTCAAAAAGAAGAGCATACTTAAAACAGTTTCTTATTTAGGCGAATGGCGGTTAAGAAAGTTCAACGGCGCACACGTGCACCGCTGCAAAATTCTGTGCAACATATCTTAAAGAATAAAGAGCAACAAAAGGAAGTGACTGAAGCGAATAAAAAAGATAAAAGGGCTATCATTATTGctcaagaaattaaatttgctcGACTGTTATCAAGTAATGATAAAGGAGTTCGagataaaatacttaaaaatttaaagaaatggttgacagttCGTTCAAAAAGTTCTTTTGGTAAGATTAGTtatgttattattaattaaaataaaaataatgaaattacttATTTTTGTGTATTTAGTAATTACTTGTTTATGTTAttacaattatataataaatttttgccTACAATGAGCAATATTTAAATAGATCATGCTACGCtatataaaattgaacaaataaaaacatacatataatgatatgtatacacacacttaatatatgtataaagaATATACATATACGCACATATGTACATAGAATATagttaataaataaaacatattttCTTATTAGCTTTTACAGAAGCAGATTTTATGCGACTTTGGAAAGGATTATTTTATTGTATGTGGATGtcggataaatatttaattcaggAAGAAGTAGCAGAATCTCTTAGTAAAATTGTACACTGTTTTGATGTTAAAGATGTAGTATTACTTTATACCTCATGTGCTTTGAAAACATTAGGTACAGAGTGGTTTGGTATAGATCAATATAGATTAGATAAATTTTCTATGGTAAGATATAAAATGTATTTCATTCTATAAATTTACATACTAttgcatattgaaattgtacatTCTTATATATTTGATTGTAGTTAGTTAGAAGAATAATTCGACaaacttttaaaaaatgtaaagaaagATCATGGAATATTGAATGGATAAAAGGTATTTctgaaatacttgagaaactttTAGTGGATCCAAAAATATGCCTTGGTTTTAACATGCATTTAACAGAAGTGTTTTTAGAAGAACTTTCAAAGgtacattaatttttaaattaatgttcATATGAAAagcattatttatttcaattggatattatatcatatattaaatttttaatgagatttaaatgtatttttgttgatATTCATTGGGGTTTAACATTGAATATTTACTTTTATAGATAAGTGATGGAGCCATATCAGAAGATATAGTCACAGAACTTATTAAAccatttattctatattttataattatggaTGATGAAAGACAAATTAAACATGTTATGAGAcatatttttagatatttaaTCATTCAATCAGATATTGGTATGGATTACATGGAAAAATTTCAAGCTTGGAAAACTgtaagtattaaaatttaagttATTTTACAGTAAAATGAAATGGCTTATACATATAAATGCATAATATAATATCCATTTGTACATAGGCTGGATTTCCTACTGGTTCTATAGAtgctatggaaaaaattgaaatgtcCGATGAAGAAGTAGATGATAATAATACTATTAAAGAAGAGAAGTTTCTTGAAAATCAAATGAAATCTAATGTAGAGAAACCATTAGATCCAAGAGCTGGAAGAATAAATGTTGAATTACCACAGATACCTTTCAATGCTAAAGAGATTGTTAGACTGTTAGCTCAATATAAATTTCATCCCTCATCAACTACAAAATCACGTAGGCAACTATATTGGCTTATCAAAGAGTAAGTAATGATTAAATagaaattacattatttttagaTATATTGAATATGATTTATATAATTCTTTAACAAATTGCATGTAGATTTACAGAATTGTCAGAAGGTAAAATGCCTCTTGGTATTAAAGAAATAAGAATTCCAAATACACAGAAGAAGGATACAGATACAAAATTAGCTGCAAAGCGTCTTCTGGAATTTGAAGAAGAATTGTATTCTGATACAACAAAAAAAagacataaaagaaaaaaaaatgagcaATTGACACAAGATAAAAGTGATAAACTTAATGAAAACAATTCAGAAGATATCAAAGATGAAAGTAATATAGCAAAAATAAACAAGATTGAAaatgtgaagaaaaaaaaaatgcagcACAAAATTGATGTTATTGATAATTTAACACAAAAACATTTGCAAGTGTTAGATGACAGTgtcttttgtttaaaaaaaaaaaaatacgaaataaagGAAACAGTTGAtaacaattgtaaaataaatgtaaaaagtagtaattgtaaattaaaaaatgatctCTCTCTTTTATTGAAGAGTGAAAATAGATGTAAGAAGATGAAATTAAAAGCAGACAAAATTACCACTGGAAATATGTTGAACATTATTACACCAgtcagaagaaaaaaaacaacaaaacttaaaGTTTGTGGTAAATGGGATGTTTCTGATAACATAAATACATCAACACCTTCACTATTAAACAATACTAAGATAGAATCGCATTCAAAAATTCTTAAAGA
This window of the Ptiloglossa arizonensis isolate GNS036 chromosome 13, iyPtiAriz1_principal, whole genome shotgun sequence genome carries:
- the Nnp-1 gene encoding ribosomal RNA processing protein 1 homolog Nnp-1, which codes for MAVKKVQRRTRAPLQNSVQHILKNKEQQKEVTEANKKDKRAIIIAQEIKFARLLSSNDKGVRDKILKNLKKWLTVRSKSSFAFTEADFMRLWKGLFYCMWMSDKYLIQEEVAESLSKIVHCFDVKDVVLLYTSCALKTLGTEWFGIDQYRLDKFSMLVRRIIRQTFKKCKERSWNIEWIKGISEILEKLLVDPKICLGFNMHLTEVFLEELSKISDGAISEDIVTELIKPFILYFIIMDDERQIKHVMRHIFRYLIIQSDIGMDYMEKFQAWKTAGFPTGSIDAMEKIEMSDEEVDDNNTIKEEKFLENQMKSNVEKPLDPRAGRINVELPQIPFNAKEIVRLLAQYKFHPSSTTKSRRQLYWLIKEFTELSEGKMPLGIKEIRIPNTQKKDTDTKLAAKRLLEFEEELYSDTTKKRHKRKKNEQLTQDKSDKLNENNSEDIKDESNIAKINKIENVKKKKMQHKIDVIDNLTQKHLQVLDDSVFCLKKKKYEIKETVDNNCKINVKSSNCKLKNDLSLLLKSENRCKKMKLKADKITTGNMLNIITPVRRKKTTKLKVCGKWDVSDNINTSTPSLLNNTKIESHSKILKESITNDVQTSNTFNEQPMWLLPVVKKLKNERNNTSVGLKQQNKINTVSNSKKRVKIALQRNTAQHTSEYILQLQKSPSIPFDANKKPLAGVLKASPIPSPINPFYKKKY